In one Phyllostomus discolor isolate MPI-MPIP mPhyDis1 chromosome 8, mPhyDis1.pri.v3, whole genome shotgun sequence genomic region, the following are encoded:
- the NR1D1 gene encoding nuclear receptor subfamily 1 group D member 1 — translation MTTLDSNNNTGGVITYIGSSGSSPSRTSPESLYSDSSNGSFQSLTQGCPTYFPPSPTGSLTQDPARSFGSIPHSLSDDGSPSSSSSSSSSFYNGSPPGGLQVALEDSSRVSPSKSTSNITKLNGMVLLCKVCGDVASGFHYGVHACEGCKGFFRRSIQQNIQYKRCLKNENCSIVRINRNRCQQCRFKKCLSVGMSRDAVRFGRIPKREKQRMLAEMQSAMNLANNQMSSQCPLEPSPAQHPTPGPMGSSPPPAQAPSPLVGFSQFPQQLTPPRSPSPEPTVEDVISQVARAHREIFTYAHDKLGTSPGNFNANHALGRPPATTPHHRENPGCHPVPNDNIMAAQRHNEALNGLRQAPSSYPPSWPPGPAHHSCNQPNSNGHRLCPTHVYPVPEGEAPANSPRQGNSKNVLLACPMNMYPHGRSGRTVQEIWEDFSMSFTPAVREVVEFAKHIPGFCDLSQHDQVTLLKAGTFEVLMVRFASLFNVKDQTVMFLSRTTYSLQELSAMGMGDLLNAMFDFSEKLSSLALTEEELGLFTAVVLVSADRSGMENSASVEQLQETLLRALRALVLKNRPLETSRFTKLLLKLPDLRTLNNMHSEKLLSFRVDAQ, via the exons GTGGCGTCATCACCTACATTGGCTCCAGTGGCTCTTCCCCAAGCCGAACCAGCCCGGAGTCCCTCTACAGTGACAGCTCGAACGGCAGCTTCCAGTCCCTGACCCAAGGCTGCCCCACCTACTTCCCACCATCACCCACGGGCTCCCTTACCCAGGACCCAGCTCGTTCCTTTGGGAGCATTCCACACAGCTTGAGTGACGATGGCTCTCCTTCTTCCTcatcatcctcttcctcctccttctacaATGGGAGTCCCCCAGGGGGTCTACAAGTGGCCCTGGAAGATAGCAGCCGAGTGTCCCCCAGCAAGAGCACCAGCAACATCACCA AGCTCAATGGCATGGTGCTGCTGTGTAAGGTGTGTGGGGACGTCGCCTCGGGCTTCCACTATGGCGTGCATGCCTGTGAGGGCTGTAAG ggcttCTTCCGTCGGAGCATCCAGCAGAACATCCAGTACAAGAGGTGTCTGAAAAACGAGAACTGCTCCATCGTCCGCATCAACCGCAACCGCTGCCAGCAGTGTCGCTTCAAGAAGTGTCTCTCCGTGGGCATGTCCCGTGACG CTGTGCGTTTCGGGCGCATCCCCAAACGAGAGAAGCAGCGGATGCTTGCTGAGATGCAGAGCGCCATGAACCTGGCCAACAACCAGATGAGCAGCCAGTGTCCACTGGAGCCCTCGCCCGCCCAGCACCCGACCCCAGGCCCCATGggctcctcaccacccccagctcAGGCCCCCTCACCCCTAGTGGGCTTCTCCCAGTTCCCACAACAGCTGACGCCTCCCCGATCTCCAAGCCCTGAGCCCACAGTGGAAGATGTGATATCCCAGGTGGCCCGGGCCCACCGAGAGATCTTCACCTACGCCCATGACAAGCTGGGCACCTCTCCTGGAAACTTCAATGCCAACCATGCATTGGGCAGGCCCCCGGCCACCACCCCACATCACCGGGAAAATCCAGGCTGCCATCCTGTTCCCAATGACAACATCATGGCTGCCCAGCGGCATAATGAGGCCCTGAACGGTTTACGCCAGGCTCCCTCCTCCTaccctccctcctggccccctggccccgcccaccacagCTGCAACCAGCCCAACAGCAATGGGCACCGTCTATGCCCCACCCACGTGTACCCAGTCCCAGAAGGTGAAGCACCTGCCAACAGTCCGAGGCAGGGCAACTCCAAGAATGTTCTGCTG gcgTGTCCGATGAACATGTACCCACACGGACGCAGTGGGCGAACGGTGCAAGAGATCTGGGAAGATTTCTCCATGAGTTTCACACCCGCTGTGCGGGAGGTGGTAGAGTTCGCTAAGCACATCCCCGGCTTCTGTGATCTTTCTCAGCACGACCAGGTCACTCTGCTGAAGGCTGGCACCTTTGAG GTGCTGATGGTGCGCTTTGCATCGCTGTTCAACGTGAAGGACCAGACAGTGATGTTCCTGAGCCGCACCACCTACAGCCTGCAGGAGCTCAGCGCCATGGGCATGGGAGACCTGCTCAACGCCATGTTCGACTTCAGCGAGAAGCTCAGCTCCCTGGCGCTGACCGAGGAGGAGCTGGGCCTCTTCACCGCCGTGGTGCTTGTTTCTGCGG ACCGCTCGGGCATGGAGAATTCCGCTTCGGTGGAGCAGCTCCAGGAGACGCTGCTGCGGGCTCTTCGGGCTCTGGTGCTGAAGAACCGGCCCTTGGAGACTTCCCGCTTCACCAAGCTGCTGCTCAAGCTGCCGGACCTGCGGACCCTGAACAACATGCATTCCGAGAAGCTGCTGTCCTTCCGGGTGGACGCCCAGTGA
- the THRA gene encoding thyroid hormone receptor alpha, with the protein MEQKPSKVECGSDPEENSARSPDGKRKRKNGQCSLKTSMSGYIPSYLDKDEQCVVCGDKATGYHYRCITCEGCKGFFRRTIQKNLHPTYSCKYDSCCVIDKITRNQCQLCRFKKCISVGMAMDLVLDDSKRVAKRKLIEQNRERRRKEEMIRSLQQRPEPTPEEWDLIHVATEAHRSTNAQGSHWKQRRKFLPDDIGQSPIVSMPDGDKVDLEAFSEFTKIITPAITRVVDFAKKLPMFSELPCEDQIILLKGCCMEIMSLRAAVRYDPESDTLTLSGEMAVKREQLKNGGLGVVSDAIFELGKSLSAFNLDDTEVALLQAVLLMSTDRSGLLCVDKIEKSQEAYLLAFEHYVNHRKHNIPHFWPKLLMKVTDLRMIGACHASRFLHMKVECPTELFPPLFLEVFEDQEV; encoded by the exons ATGGAACAGAAGCCAAGCAAGGTGGAGTGTGGGTCAGACCCAGAGGAGAACAG TGCCAGGTCACCAGATGGAAAGCGAAAAAGAAAGAACGGCCAATGTTCCCTGAAAACCAGCATGTCAG ggtATATCCCTAGTTACCTGGACAAAGACGAGCAGTGTGTCGTGTGTGGGGACAAGGCAACCGGGTATCACTACCGCTGCATCACTTGTGAGGGCTGCAAG ggcttctTTCGCCGCACAATTCAGAAGAACCTGCATCCCACCTACTCCTGCAAATATGACAGCTGCTGTGTCATCGATAAGATCACCCGCAACCAGTGCCAGCTGTGCCGCTTTAAGAAGTGCATCTCCGTGGGCATGGCCATGGACT TGGTTCTAGATGACTCAAAGCGGGTGGCCAAGCGCAAGCTGATCGAGCAGAACCGGGAGCGGCGGCGGAAGGAAGAGATGATTCGATCGCTGCAGCAGCGACCAGAGCCCACTCCCGAAGAGTGGGATCTGATCCATGTTGCCACGGAGGCCCATCGCAGCACAAATGCCCAGGGCAGCCACTGGAAGCAGAGGCGGAAATTCCTG CCGGACGACATTGGCCAGTCACCCATCGTCTCCATGCCGGACGGAGACAAGGTGGACCTAGAGGCCTTCAGCGAGTTTACCAAGATCATCACCCCGGCCATCACTCGTGTGGTGgactttgccaaaaaactgcCCATGTTCTCCGAG CTGCCTTGTGAAGACCAGATCATCCTCCTGAAGGGGTGCTGCATGGAGATCATGTCCCTGCGGGCTGCCGTCCGCTATGACCCCGAGAGCGACACCCTGACGCTGAGCGGGGAGATGGCCGTCAAGCGGGAGCAGCTCAAGAATGGCGGCCTGGGCGTAGTCTCCGACGCCATCTTTGAATTGGGCAAGTCGCTCTCTGCCTTTAACCTGGATGACACAGAAGTGGCTCTACTGCAGGCTGTGCTGCTAATGTCAACAG ACCGCTCGGGCCTGCTGTGCGTGGACAAGATCGAGAAGAGTCAGGAGGCGTACCTGCTGGCGTTCGAGCACTACGTCAACCACCGCAAACACAACATTCCGCACTTCTGGCCCAAGCTGCTGATGAAGGTGACTGACCTCCGCATGATCGGGGCCTGCCACGCCAGCCGCTTCCTCCACATGAAAGTCGAGTGCCCCACCGAACTCTTCCCCCCACTCTTCCTCGAGGTCTTTGAGGATCAGGAAGTCTAA